The following nucleotide sequence is from Roseofilum reptotaenium CS-1145.
TTAAGGAATGGAGATCGATTTCTTGCAAATCTAATCCACCAAAATCTCGTTCACCCTGATGATATCGTTGATGTAATTCCTCTCGATTCATGGTGCAATCCACTCATCGTTATTCACTGTAATATTGATATTGCCAATGGATACGAGGATGCAGAAGTCTCTGTACCGGTTCCCCTCCCTGAAGATGGGATTCAACAATCTCAGATACATCTTCCGGTTTTACCCGACAATACCAAGTTTCATCTGGTAAAACCCGCACCGTTGGAGCCAGATTACATTGTCCTTGACACCCAACAGCTTCTACTTTAACGGTTTCACTCGCATACCCTTCAAAAGCAGCTAAAACCTCAGCCGATCCTTGCCTAGTACAAGATTCATGTTGACAAAGCCAAACATACCGACAATTCACCTCTTCTGGAGAATTTTCTGACCCCTTACCCATTGCCTATTGCCTTTCAATGATGAATATCCAAGGATAAGACATATTGACCTAAATTGAGGCGCTCGCACCACAGTTCATACTCAATTCTCAAGTGTTCAGGTTGGGAATACCCCGTTAAAATCAAACTGTGAGTAAAATTGCGTAAGCGCATCTGTCCTACCTCATGGGCAGACTCTCCGGAGAGCCAATATCGAGATAATCCATACATGCCCTGTTCCCAGAAATGGCGATAACTCAATTTGCCATTTCCCTGCATTGTCATCACTACCCGATGAGCAGAAATCTCTAACCATAATAATCGCGGTGGCCCGGCTAAGGGAATGGTTGGATCAATCTCTGGGTTACGGTCGTAGAGTCCGGGTTCATTGAGTAACAGATGAAAGCGGTCTCGGTCTTTACGGTATAACGTAGCGGCAGTTTCCACAAACGAATAAATAGGAAGATCCGTCGAGGAAAAAGACAGACTAACAGGTTTGCGGTGGTTTTTGAGCATATCACATGAAGAGAGAACAACAATTGACAGATTCAGAAGTGAACCCCTACCAGCCTGTAACACCATAGGGTATGATTGCGCTACAGAGTCTTAATTTTCACTTATTTTTAGTTTATCTCCATGACCGCCCCGATTGTTACCCTAAATTTAATTGGCCCTAATGAAGATTTGATCATTCAACCCCCAAAAACTGGGGTAGCGCTACAGGGCAAGATTCAAGTGCCTGGAGATAAATCGATTTCCCATCGATCGCTGATGTTAGGGAGTTTAGCCCAAGGAGAAACAACGATCGCCGGATTGCTCATTGGAGAAGACCCCCAGAGTACCGCCGCCTGTTTCCGAGCCATGGGCGTAAATATTACAAAACTTAACTCCGAAGAAGTTAAAGTTAACGGTTTAGGACTCGGAGCACTACAGGAGCCAACTGATATTTTAGATTGTGGCAACTCTGGAACCACAATGCGCCTGATGTTGGGAATTTTAGCCTCCCATAAAGACCGCTTGTTTAGTGTAACGGGAGATCATTCCTTACGATCGCGTCCCATGTCCAGAGTGATTAACCCCCTAAAACAAATGGGCGCTCAAATTTGGGGACGTAAAAACCACACCCTTGCTCCTCTAGCTGTGCAAGGCACCCAACTCCAACCCATTCATTACCATTCCCCTATTGCCTCAGCCCAGGTCAAATCCTGTATTCTCCTGGCAGGACTGATGGCAGAAGGAGAAACCACGGTCACCGAACCCGCCCTATCTAGAGACCATAGCGAACGGATGTTAGCCGCTTTTGGCGCAACGGTGAAAACAGACCCCCAAACCCATTCGGTTACTGTTGTAGGGCCAGCTCAATTATCCGGTCAATCCATTATTATTCCTGGAGATATTAGTTCGGCAGCCTTTTGGTTAGTTGCAGGAGCCATCATTCCCGATAGCGACCTGATCGTTGAAAATGTTGGTATCAATCCTACCCGCACTGGAGTATTAGAAGTCTTAGAGCAAATGGGAGCCGATATTGAATTTCTCAATCAAAGAATAGTGACGGGTGAACCCGTAGCCGATTTACGAGTAAAATCGAGCCGTCTGCACGGATGCGAATTTGGCGGTGACGTAATTCCCCGCTTAATTGACGAAATTCCCATCTTAGCGGTCGCTGCTGCCTTTGCGGAAGGAAAAACCGTGATTAAAGACGCGGCAGAATTACGGGTTAAAGAAAGCGATCGCCTGGCCGTTATGGCCTCCGAACTGAGCCGTATGGGAGCCAACATTACCGAACACCCCGACGGCTTAGAAATTATTGGCTCTACCCCCCTCAAAGGAGCAGAAGTTGACAGCTATACCGACCACCGGATCGCCATGAGTTTGGCGATCGCCGCCCTCAATGCCCAAGGAAAAACCACCATTCATCGCGCCCAAGCAGCCGCCATTTCCTACCCCAGCTTTACCCCTACCCTAGAAGGACTGTTAATTGAGGGATAGTCGATCAATAAGATTGCAAGCCTGCCAACTCTCAACTATTCACTATCAACTATCCTGAGATAGAATGCACTATAGTAACCCTAATTCATGTTGCCTTAAAGCCCCAGTTTAAAATCCATCCCAGAGATTTCCTGAACATCAGCTATTTTCAACCACGGGGTTTTTCAGTTAAGCTCTGGATAACCTGATGTGTCGCTGCTCGCGAATGGACAGTTCAAATCCTACTCTAGAGTTATTCAAAGTATTTGTTGAACAAACCCCTGCCGCTGTGGCTTTGTTCGACCAAGAAATGCGTTATTTACTCACCAGCGATCGCTGGCTGAGTGAATATGGTCTTAGGGATATCCCCCTAAACAACCTCACCTTCTATGACACCTTTCCCCATTGCCCAGAACAATGGAAACCCATTCATACAGAATGCTTATTAGGAAACTATGAAGGGTGTGAAGAACATTATTTTTTCGGAGAAGATGGAAAACTGCAATGGGTCGAATGGGATATTCGACCCTGGCATAATTCTTCCGGAGAAATTAATGGTCTCATCATGTTCACCCAAAATATTACTAAACGTAAACGAGCAGAGGCGGCTTGGATGAAAATTGAGAATCGGTTTAACAAACTTACAGCTAATGTCCCTGGAATTATCTGTCAACTCCTTCTTAAACCCGAACACCCCATCCAATTCACTTATGTTAGTCCAGGTTGCACCAAAATCTGTGAGCTTGATCCAGATGCCCTTGAGCAACATCCCCTTCTGTTTCAGGAATTAATCCATCCGGATGATTTATCAGAATACAAAGCTTCTATCACAACAGCGATTCAAAACCGATCGGCCTGGTCTTGGGAAGGCCGAATTATTACCACATCAGGTCAAATTAAATGGCTCGCTTGCTCCACTTCCCCCCCAGATACTCAAAACTCGCTAGAACAACAATTTTTAGACGATCTACCCTATAACTTTACTCCCAATGAACTGCTCCTAGATGGCCTATTTATTGAAGTTACTGAACGCAAACAGGCAGAACTAAGCCTTCTACAACAGGAAACCCAGTTAAGGGCCCTGTTTAAAGCCATGACTGATTTGATCCTCGTCCTCGATCGAGAAGGTCACATCCTAGAAGTTGCCCCAACCAACTGTAACCTCTTTACTCAAGACCGGCTTGAACTCTATGGCATGAAAATCAGCGATCTCATGCCTGACGAAAATGCCCATCGCCTACTTGCCAATCTTCGTCGTTCCTTAGAAACCCAAAAAACGATTGATGTAGAATACTCGATGACCCTAAATGACCAAATTTTTTGGTTAGCGGCCAAAGTCTCTCCCTTAGATATGGATACTGTGGTTTGGGTTGCCCGTGATATTACCCGTCGCAAAGAATCAGAGGGAAAATTAGAGCAATATCGAGATACCTTAGAAGATCGAGTTGAACAAAGAACCGCTGAACTAGCAGCAGAAGTTGAAGAACGTCAACAAGTGGAACAGTCCCTACGCCAGCATGTACAAATGCTGGATTTAGCCAATGATTCCATTATGATTCTGGGCTTAGAGGGAACGATTAAATATTGGAATCATGGGGCCCATAAGCTCTATGGTTGGACCAAACAACAAGCGATTAATCAGAATATTCATAGTCTCTTACAAACGGAATTTAGTATCCCTTTACCGACTATTCACAAAATTTTGCGAGAACAAGGGTATTGGGAAGGAGAATTACAACAAACCAAGCGTGATGGAACTCCAGTAACTGTTGCCAGTCGATGGACGCTTCAGCGAGATAGACAGGGCCGTCCAGCCGCCCTGTTAGAAATTAATAATGATATTACTTATCGCTTTGAAACTGAGATGGCCTTACGCAAAAGCGAGGAACTCTATCGCACATTGGCTCAAAATTTTCCGGATGGTGCAGTGGTCTTATTCGATCTCGACCTCCGGTTTACCCTGGCAGAAGGCCGAGAATTAGGGAAGTTACGATTAGCTAAAGACAAATTAGAAGGGGAAACTCCCGCAGACATCTTTCCTCAATCGGTCAGTCAATTGATGGAATATCATTACCAAAATGCGTTAGCGGGAGAAACGGAACACTTTGAAATTTCTTTGGGGGAAAACTTTTATTTAATTCAGACCCTACCGGTTAGAAATGATGACGGATATATTATGGCGGGTATGGCTTTAATGCAGAATATTACTCAGCGTAAGCGCTCTGAAGAAGCCATTCGTAAAAGTGAAACTCGCTATCGAGAAATGGCCCAACGGGAGGAGTTGATTAACCGTTTGGCTTCTCAAGTCCGTAATTCTTTGAATCTTGACCAGATTTTGGACATAGCGGTGGTCGAAATTCAGAATTTGTTACAGGTGGATCAGTGTTTATTTAGTTGGTATCAGTCCCAGGGAGAAGACACACTACAAACTCCAGAATTTTCTCCCTATGGATATGTAAATGTGGTCAAAGAGGCAAAAACGGAAACTTTACCAACCGCATTGGGGTGTTTTCCAGTAGCTGCTGACGATCCGCTGTTGAATAATTTACTTAATCTAGAAATGCTCCAAGTGGATGATGTCTTCAGTCATGAAGACCCAGGAATTCATCAGCTTTATGAAAGTCGAGGATATCGGGCGATCCTTTTTTTACCGATTAAAACGGCTTATGGCGAGTTAGGATGTGTCAGTTGTGCCCATTTTGATGGCCCCCGTCGATGGACAGAGGATGAAGTAGAATTATTACAAACTGTCACGGATCAGTTGGCGATCGCGATTAGCCAAGCTGAACTCTATCGTCAGGCGACTGTAGCGGCGGAAAACGCCGATCGCAAAGCCAAAGAACTTGAAGAAACCCTCAGACAACTGCAACGTACCCAATCCCAACTGATTCAAAGCGAAAAACTCTCTAGTCTTGGTCAAATGGTTGCCGGTGTTGCCCATGAAATTAATAATCCCGTCAACTTTATTTATGGTAATTTAGTTCCGGCAAGAGATTATACGGCTGATATTCTCGGACTCTTACAACTCTATCAGGAAACCTTTCGCGATCCACCAGAACCAATAGAAGAAGAAATTGAAGCGATCGATCTAGAATTTATTAGTGAAGATTTACCCCGACTCCTAGACTCGATGCAAGTGGGAGCAGAACGGATTCGGGAAATTGTCCTATCTCTGCGTAACTTCTCCCGATTGGATGAAGCAGAAATGAAAAAGGTTGATCTCCATGAAGGCATTGATAGCACCTTAATGATTCTCCAAAATCGGTTAAAAGCCAAAGGCGATCGCCCAGGGGTAGAAGTAAGCAAATATTATGGTAAATTACCCAAGATTTTCTGCTATCCAGGACAACTTAATCAAGTATTTATGAACTTGTTTAGTAATGCGATTGATGCCTTGGAAGAGTCTAATATAGCTGAACCCAAAATCACAATTACGACTGAATTAATCGACAATAACCAAGCTGTCGTCAAACTAAAGGATAATGGACCAGGAATTGGCGAAAAAGTTCGTCAACGGTTGTTTGACCCCTTCTTTACGACCAAACCTGTGGGTAAAGGAACCGGCTTAGGATTAGCTATTAGTTATCAAATTATTGTGGAAAAACATCAAGGACAACTCAGTTGTGTTTCTGAATTGGGTCAGGGCGCAACCTTTGTGATTCAAATTCCCGCAGTTTCCCATTAGAGTAGGGAATAGGGAAAACCAGGTTTTCCCTATTCCCTAATTCCTTAATTTCTTAATTCCCTATTCTCCTATGACTCTACGGTGGAACTCCTTTTCAAGTTTGCTCAGTACAACGCTGTTCGTTGCCCTGAACTGGGGATGTACTCCCCAAATCCCTCAAGACTCCTCTGCTCCTCCTGCTGCAGAAACCATGCCCTTTGTGGCAGTCACTCAGATTGTAGAACATCCGGCTCTAGATGCTACCCGTGATGGCATACAGGATGAGTTAAAAGCAGCCGGATATACGGCTGGAGGAACCCTAACCTGGAAGTGGGAGAGCGCCCAAGGCTCACCGGCAACTGCCGCCCAAATTGCGTCTGCGTTTGTAGCAGAAAAACCGGATGTCATTGTGGCGATCGCCACTCCATCCGCCCAAGCAGCCGTTTCTGCCAGTACCGATATTCCTGTAATTTTCAGTGCGGTCACCGATCCAGTCGCAGCCAAATTAGTGGAAAACCTCGATCAACCTGGTGGTCTAGTCACGGGAGTGAGCGACCTATCTCCTGTCGATCGCCATGTGTCCTTAATGCAAGAAATTAATCCTAATCTGAAGACAATTGGTGTAATTTATAATGCCGGAGAAGCCAACGCCGTTTCCTTAGTCAATTTACTCAAAGACCAAGCCCAAATTAAAGGATTATCCGTCGAAGAAGCCACCGTTGCCAATTCCAGTGGTGTAGTCACTGCTGCCCAAAATTTGGTTGGGAAAGCCGATGTAATTTATGTGCCCACGGATAATACGGTGGTTTCAGCTCTAGAATCAGTGATTCAAGTGGGGATTGATAATAAAATTGGCATTTATTCTGGAGATACTGCTTCTGTAAAGCGGGGGACAATCGCCAGCTTAGGATTTGATTATTATGATGTTGGCCGACAAACCGGCAAACAAGTCATCCGTATTTTGGAAGGAGAATCCCCTGGTAATATCTCTGTAGAATCCGTCGATACCCTAAAACTGTATGTTAACCCCAAAGCTGCCGAAGCCATGGGTGTAACCCTTCCCGCGTCAGTCCTCGATCAGGCGGATACGGTAGTAGATTAGGGGAATCGAGCGGATTGTCTATTGCCTATTCCCCATTGCACGAAGCTCTGTAATTTTAATTGTTGCTTATGACTGCCCTCTTAGGAGCCATTGAACTGGGTTTACTCTATAGTCTCGTCGGTTTAGGCGTGTATCTATCCTTTCGTGTCCTTGACTTTCCCGATTTAACCGTCGATGGCAGTTTTCCCCTTGGAGGTGCTGTAGCTGCCACCTTAATCGTCAATGGAATGCATCCGATCATTGCCACAGCAGTGGCGATCGCTGCTGGGGCACTTTCAGGAGCTTGCACTGCCTGGCTAACCGTACAATTCAAGATCCTCAATCTGCTCTCTAGCATTCTCACCATGATCGCCCTCTATTCCCTCAATCTGCGGATCATGGGTCGCCCCAATGTTCCCCTTTTGGGAGAAACCACCCTCTTTACTCCCCTGAATAGCCTCTCTGTGCCCCGTCAAGTGGTCATTCCCATCATTTTGGTCATCATTGTCATTTTGCTCAAAGTTGGCCTAGATGCCCTCTTAGCAACCCAATGGGGCTTGGCATTGCGGGCAACTGGTGCCAACTCAACCATGGCTCGCGCTCAAGGGGTCGATCCCGGAATGATGATTATTGTGGGTATGGCCTTAAGCAATGCCCTGGTTGCCCTGGCGGGGGCACTCTTTGCCCAAATTTATGGATTTGCCGATGTCACCCTGGGAGTAGGAACTATTGTCCTTGGATTAGCCGCCGTGATTATTGGCGAAACCTTTATCCCTGGAAAAACCATCTTTCAAGGTACATTAAGCGTCATTTTAGGTGCACTGGCGTATCGTTTAGCCATCGCTATTGCCCTGAATGCCAATTTTATGGGACTTCAGGCCCAAGACTTAAATCTAGTTACGGCCTTATTAGTCGCGATCGCCCTCATCTTACCCCAAACCCCCCTTAAAAAATTAACCCTTAAAAATTAAGGGAATCGCAATAATTCAGAGTTCTTCAATTCCCCATCTCCCCATCCTCCCCCTACTCACATAACCGTTCCTTAACCCAAGCTCCTGGGCGATCCCCCTTGCCAACTGCCCGGTTCAGTCAGACACTGGACTAGGAAAGTTATTGGTTTTTGATATAAGAGGGTTTTTTTCGTGAAAAATGTCTTAGGGATTATTCTCGGAGGAGGGGCAGGAACCAGACTGTACCCTTTGACCAAACTACGGGCTAAACCAGCCGTACCTTTAGCTGGTAAATACCGGTTGATTGATATTCCCGTCAGTAACTGTATCAACTCCGAGATTTTCAAAATCTATGTTCTGACTCAATTCAACTCCGCTTCCCTAAACCGCCATGTGACTCGCGCCTATAGCTTTTCTAGCTTCTCGGAAGGCTTTGTAGAAATTCTGGCGGCTCAACAGACGGCGAATGACACTGACAGTTGGTTTGAAGGGACAGCCGATGCGGTGCGTAAATATCTATGGTTAATGCAAGAATGGGATATTGATGAATATTTGATCCTATCGGGAGATCATCTGTACCGTATGGATTATCGGGATTTCATCAACTACCACCGGGAAAGCCAGGCGGATATTACCCTGTCGGTAGTTCCTATTGATGAGGAACGTGCCTCTGATTTTGGGTTAATGAAAATCGATGAGACGGGACGAATCATTGATTTCAGTGAGAAACCCAAGGGAGATGATCTGAAAAAAATGGCGGTGGATACGACCATTTTGGGTCTTTCTCCAGAAGAAGCGAAACAAAAGCCCTATATTGCCTCCATGGGCATTTATGTCTTCAAAAAAGATTTGATGGGCAAACTGCTCACGGAAAATCCGACGCAAAAAGACTTTGGTAAGGAAGTTCTACCTTTTGCTGCGGCTCAGGATTACAGAGTGCAGGCCTACCTGTTCAATGATTATTGGGAAGATATCGGAACGATTAAGGCGTTTTATGAAGCGAACCTGGCGCTAACGGAACAACCGACTCCACCGTTTAGTTTCTATGATGAAACCGCCCCGATTTATAGTCGTTCACGGTTCTTACCTCCTTCTAAGCTATTGGAGGCGAAGGTGACTCAATCGATTGTGGCAGAGGGCTGTATTCTCAAGAATTGTACTATCCATCATTCGGTTTTGGGTGTGCGATCGCGCGTAGAAGCCGATTGTGTGGTCGAAGATTCCATGCTGATGGGTTCAGACTTCTACGAACCGTTTGCTGAACGCCACTCCGGGATTCAGAAAGGAAAGGTTCCAGTGGGAATTGGCGAAGGAAGCACGATCCGAGGGGCAATTATTGATAAGAATGCTCGCATCGGTCGCAATGTCAAAATTATTAATAAAGACCAGGTGGAAGAAGGAAACAATAAAGAGACTGAAAAGCTAGGCTTTTTAATTCGTGGTGGAGTGGTGGTGATTATTAAAAATGCCACTATTCCCGATGGTACAGTGATTTAGTCTACTCAAGATTTAGGGTAATGGAGATCCTCTTTTAATCAAGGATGATGACTGACTCCTGCCGACTGATTCTATTAATTGGTCTTCCAGGTAGCGGGAAGTCTACCCTAGCTCACCAGTTGATGGCGGCTTGGCCGACCTATCGACTGGTTTCTACTGATGCTATTCGGCGGCAATTGTTTGGAAATGCCGCAGTTCAAGGGGATTGGAGATTAATCTGGAATCAAGTCAGGTTACAGTTTCAGTCAGCTCTGCTCGAAGGGGCACCAACGATTTATGATGCAACGAATGCGAAACGAGCCAACCGCCACGACGTGATTCAGCTTGGCCGTGAATTAGGGTTTTCTTCGATTACCGGGATTTGGATTAGAACTAGGTTACAGGAGTGTTTGGCGAGAAATCGATCGCGCGATCGCCAAGTTCCTGAAGAGGTAATCTTAACTATGTACCGCCAGCTTTGGGGTGCGCCTCCGAGTCTGAGTGAGGGTATGAATCATTTGATTTTTTATCAACCCAGGAGGGAACTCTATGATGATTGAGCGGGAGATGCGGAGATTGGTTTGTCGTGTGATTCTTGGGATTTGATACCCTAATTCTTCAGCTAAAGAAGACCAACGTTGAAAGGAGTAAATCCATAAGCAGCCCATGTAAAAATGACTGTGACGTTTTACTTTACGTCAGTTTTCGGCTTACGTTTTTTTGCTATTCGTTGCCTACCACACCTACCAACAGTGGCATTATGTACGAGGAACCTGGCGGCACTGGCAGGGATTTCGGCAAGGCAGCAGGGCAAAGTAGGAAACATCACCTGTGGTTTGAATCTATCTTTGTTGATGGTAATACCAATAGTAGGACTTACGCATTAACACGATCGGTTATATATGGAATCGTTGCATAAGTCCTAATTGGTTTATTTCTGTGCCAGTTGCCACTGCATTAGAGCGTAAGCATCGAGTTCCAGTGTTGATAAAGGTCTTCTGCGTAGAACATAATTTCTTCATTAGGCAGATGAATTTTAGCGTTTTGCCGTGGATACAAACTTTCAAGACATTCAACGTCTTGTTGAACCACAATTGAAGCCATATTGAGTAAGGATTCTTGCATGACTGATTTCAGTGCGCGATCGCTGAATTTTGCATAGAGCACAATAAATGTTTTGGTGGTCGTCTCTGTTTCCGGATAAAGAATATGACCTTGATAGGTTTGAACATCGGGAGAAACCAAGCAAAAGAACTGTGTTGATGGAAATACATACTCTAGAAAATTCTGCATAACCTCTGGAATAGCTCCTAGCATAGGATTTGCAGTAATTTCCTCTGCCGTGTAGTCGTCCTTCTCAGCAGTTTGCGAAACCTTGGCGTAGATGCCCTCTTTAGTCACGAATTTCGACTGACAGGATTTAACTTTAAAAAATTCTCGATGAGTGCCATTTTGATGATCGTGGTCATAGTTAATCATCAGACTACTCAAAAAATCACTTTGAATGCTTCTCTGGGCTGTTACACCTAGAAATTCGTACTCAGAAGCAACCTGTCGGTGCAACTCAGGGACAGGGAGCCGAGGCTCAAAACCACCGTAAGTCCAGATCAAATCGCCATCAATAATTAACTCTAAGGGGTTAGCCAATGGCGCTCGACTCAATTGACCTTCTCGCCACAAGCGACCCGACCCATCGAATTCTACAGCATGAAATGGACAGGCGATCGTATTGCGCTGCTCACAAATCCAGCCATTGGATAAAGGAGCTTGCATATGCGGACAAATGTTATTGAGAGCGAAAACTTCTCCAGAGGAATTCTGCCAAAGGACATAATCTTGGGCATTCAAGGTGACTTTATAGGGGTGATTGATCCCCAGCATGGACTTGTGCGCGATTAGCCAAGGCGCACCAGGAAGAATCGGTTGCATAATGAATTAGCGTAAGTTAAACAGGCGTTTAGTTAATTAAACGTGTGTTTAGTTATGCTGTCAAGTGCTTCTGAGGGAAAACATTGAGCGGGTTCATATTGGGTGCGCTCGCTTTCTCAGCCAATATGAACCTGCCACTCTACAACTCTAGCCGAGTCAGCCAGCAAAGCATCTCGCGCACGGGGACTACTGATGAGATTATTTCCTCAACCTCAAAAAAGGTTTCATCGTTTTCTAAAGAAGTATAGCGCTTCGCGCTAGGCAATAGGCACGAATCGCAATAGCTGGTATAGCTTAGGTTCTAAGGCTTCAAGCTGTACCTCATAGAAGAGAGAAACGCTATAGAGTAAATTGCTCCAAAATCTTGGTTTGTGCCATCAGTTTCTAATGCAACTTGGCTATAAGCTCCTATTACCAGGACTCCATCATCAAAGTCTAGATCGTAGCCAAAGCTAACTCCAGCTTGAGCAATTATGGAGTCTTGTGGAGGATGTATTTCTTGGATTCTTGACCACTGCTTATTAGTATTTAGCCTATACACCACAACACGATTAGCACCAGGATCTCCAATGGCTAGGTAGCGATCGCTCACTGCTAAAGCATGACCAAATGAGGAACTATAACCTGCTTCTATCCCTAGGCAGGTTAGGGAGGAGGAATTTGAAGAACTTATCAGGGTTGAGGCTATACATCCTAAAAGGGAGAAGGCAAGTAAGGAGATTGAAAGTGGCTTCATAGGCCGGATGAGAAGGGATTAATAGTAGAGTTGAGTAATTGAGTTATCGAAGATGTAAAATAGATATTTTCTTATTATTTTTTGACGGATGATAATTGCTACACTAATTAACTTGGTATTCAATAGTTTTACAACTGTCTTCTTGACTTAAATCCTTAATTCTTAGAATAAGAATAGAGCCATATGAGTTTGGATAAATTTTTAAGTATTCTTCTTTTAATGGTGTTAATTCATCTGTCAATGTTGCAGTCACAGAGACTTCGTAAGTATCATTATTTCCATTGTGAGATAAAACAACTTCAGCCTGAGTATGTGTACTTTTTTAAAATAAAAATATGCTATTAATTGAAAATGATGCATCTTGCAACCACCACTATATGATACTGTAATTCCTATATTATCACCATTTATTTTAACCTCATGAAAACACAAATAATCAGAAGGCAAATTTTTAATAGGGGTATTTTTATCAAATATGATTGAATCAATTTTCTTTGTTTACCCAGCGTTTAAAAAACATCGTCATAGGGATTAAATATTATAATTACTACTATTAGTATTGCTAAACATATAACGGTTAGTTTTCTATTTATCATAAAGACATACCTCATTACAATACACATTAATTCAGGCGATCGATTCGATTTAAGCCTAACACCCGGAAATACTCAAAAAAGATAAATTTCAACCCAGCGAATAACTCTCCTGTATTCCCTTGGGGACTAATGACAGCGCAAAGACTCAACAGAGATTCTCATGCCCCAAACCCGACAGACTCCTTGCAGTTGTTGAGACTTACCCTTTCTCAAATGAGAAAAGAGGACTCCGGTTGGTAAGGACTTTCCCTCAGTAATGCCAGTAAGAACAAAGCCAGACTAGTTCCATGCCATCCCAAATGGGGTTGGAGAGCTTTCTTTAATTGGCTATAGTGGTTCATGAGGTTTCTGATGAAGACGCTAATTCTGATGAAACCCCATCTGCTTCTTC
It contains:
- a CDS encoding glucose-1-phosphate adenylyltransferase, which codes for MKNVLGIILGGGAGTRLYPLTKLRAKPAVPLAGKYRLIDIPVSNCINSEIFKIYVLTQFNSASLNRHVTRAYSFSSFSEGFVEILAAQQTANDTDSWFEGTADAVRKYLWLMQEWDIDEYLILSGDHLYRMDYRDFINYHRESQADITLSVVPIDEERASDFGLMKIDETGRIIDFSEKPKGDDLKKMAVDTTILGLSPEEAKQKPYIASMGIYVFKKDLMGKLLTENPTQKDFGKEVLPFAAAQDYRVQAYLFNDYWEDIGTIKAFYEANLALTEQPTPPFSFYDETAPIYSRSRFLPPSKLLEAKVTQSIVAEGCILKNCTIHHSVLGVRSRVEADCVVEDSMLMGSDFYEPFAERHSGIQKGKVPVGIGEGSTIRGAIIDKNARIGRNVKIINKDQVEEGNNKETEKLGFLIRGGVVVIIKNATIPDGTVI
- a CDS encoding AAA family ATPase translates to MMTDSCRLILLIGLPGSGKSTLAHQLMAAWPTYRLVSTDAIRRQLFGNAAVQGDWRLIWNQVRLQFQSALLEGAPTIYDATNAKRANRHDVIQLGRELGFSSITGIWIRTRLQECLARNRSRDRQVPEEVILTMYRQLWGAPPSLSEGMNHLIFYQPRRELYDD
- a CDS encoding Rieske 2Fe-2S domain-containing protein; this encodes MQPILPGAPWLIAHKSMLGINHPYKVTLNAQDYVLWQNSSGEVFALNNICPHMQAPLSNGWICEQRNTIACPFHAVEFDGSGRLWREGQLSRAPLANPLELIIDGDLIWTYGGFEPRLPVPELHRQVASEYEFLGVTAQRSIQSDFLSSLMINYDHDHQNGTHREFFKVKSCQSKFVTKEGIYAKVSQTAEKDDYTAEEITANPMLGAIPEVMQNFLEYVFPSTQFFCLVSPDVQTYQGHILYPETETTTKTFIVLYAKFSDRALKSVMQESLLNMASIVVQQDVECLESLYPRQNAKIHLPNEEIMFYAEDLYQHWNSMLTL